Proteins from a single region of Dama dama isolate Ldn47 chromosome 14, ASM3311817v1, whole genome shotgun sequence:
- the PEX10 gene encoding peroxisome biogenesis factor 10 isoform X1 produces the protein MASAAASPPEVVRAAQKDDYYRGGLRSAAGGALHNLAGAKKWLEWRREVELVSDLAYFSLTTLAGYQTLGEEYVSVVQVGPSQRHVPSKLRRGILVALHTVLPYLLDKALLHLEHELQATGDSTWPLRGSLAPSSQSGMRRWVHRFVATLTEQQQGVLLRAVSVLKQSLGCLQRLHVAWFYIHGTFYHLAKRFTGITYLRVRHPLAEDPRVRASYQLLGLVSLLHLVLAAGLQLYSFQQKQRARREWRLQRGLSHRRSHAEERAISRNPLCTLCLEERRHSTATPCGHLFCWECITHWGDTKTECPLCREKFLPQKLVYLRHYR, from the exons ATGGCTTCCGCGGCCGCCAGCCCCCCGGAGGTGGTCCGCGCGGCGCAGAAGGACGACTACTACCGCGGCGGGCTGCGGAGCGCGGCGGGCGGCGCCCTCCACAACCTGGCAG GTGCGAAGAAGTGGCTGGAGTGGAGGAGAGAGGTAGAACTGGTGTCGGATCTCGCCTACTTCAGCCTCACCACACTAGCAG GCTACCAGACCCTTGGGGAGGAATACGTCAGCGTCGTGCAGGTGGGCCCATCACAGCGCCACGTGCCCTCGAAGCTGCGACGCGGGATCCTGGTGGCGCTGCACACCGTCCTGCCCTACCTGCTGGATAAGGCCCTGCTCCACCTGGAGCACGAGCTGCAGGCCACTGGCGACAGCACCTGGCCCTTACGGGGCAGTCTGGCCCCCAGCAGCCAGTCAGGGATGAGGCGCTGGGTGCACCGGTTCGTGGCCACCCTGACGGAACAGCAGCAGGGGGTGCTCCTGCGGGCCGTGTCAGTGCTCAAGCAGAGCCTTGGGTGCCTCCAGCGTCTCCATGTGGCCTGGTTCTACATACATGGCACCTTCTACCACCTGGCCAAGAGGTTCACGGGCATCACCTAC CTCCGTGTCCGCCACCCACTCGCAGAGGACCCTCGGGTTCGCGCCAGCTACCAGCTGCTGGGGTTGGTGTCCCTGCTGCACCTGGTGCTGGCCGCAGGCCTGCAGCTCTACAGCTTCCAGCAGAAACAGCGTGCCCGGAGGGAGTGGAGGCTGCAGCGCGGCCTGTCCCACCGCAG GAGCCATGCAGAGGAGAGAGCAATTTCCAGAAACCCACTGTGCACGCTGTGCTTGGAGGAACGCAGGCATTCGACAGCCACGCCCTGCGGCCACCTGTTCTGCTGGGAGTGTATCACCCACTGGGGCGACACCAAG ACGGAGTGTCCCCTCTGCAGGGAGAAGTTCCTTCCCCAGAAGCTGGTCTACCTGCGGCACTACCGCTGA
- the PEX10 gene encoding peroxisome biogenesis factor 10 isoform X2 yields the protein MRRWVHRFVATLTEQQQGVLLRAVSVLKQSLGCLQRLHVAWFYIHGTFYHLAKRFTGITYLRVRHPLAEDPRVRASYQLLGLVSLLHLVLAAGLQLYSFQQKQRARREWRLQRGLSHRRSHAEERAISRNPLCTLCLEERRHSTATPCGHLFCWECITHWGDTKTECPLCREKFLPQKLVYLRHYR from the exons ATGAGGCGCTGGGTGCACCGGTTCGTGGCCACCCTGACGGAACAGCAGCAGGGGGTGCTCCTGCGGGCCGTGTCAGTGCTCAAGCAGAGCCTTGGGTGCCTCCAGCGTCTCCATGTGGCCTGGTTCTACATACATGGCACCTTCTACCACCTGGCCAAGAGGTTCACGGGCATCACCTAC CTCCGTGTCCGCCACCCACTCGCAGAGGACCCTCGGGTTCGCGCCAGCTACCAGCTGCTGGGGTTGGTGTCCCTGCTGCACCTGGTGCTGGCCGCAGGCCTGCAGCTCTACAGCTTCCAGCAGAAACAGCGTGCCCGGAGGGAGTGGAGGCTGCAGCGCGGCCTGTCCCACCGCAG GAGCCATGCAGAGGAGAGAGCAATTTCCAGAAACCCACTGTGCACGCTGTGCTTGGAGGAACGCAGGCATTCGACAGCCACGCCCTGCGGCCACCTGTTCTGCTGGGAGTGTATCACCCACTGGGGCGACACCAAG ACGGAGTGTCCCCTCTGCAGGGAGAAGTTCCTTCCCCAGAAGCTGGTCTACCTGCGGCACTACCGCTGA